The DNA sequence GCGTATTCGTCAGTGGAATTCGTCAGAGGTCACCGCGCCGCGAGCTCGGCCCGAACCGCTAGCCTTGCGAAACCACGGGCTCTGCTCGGTAACGGTTCTTTCCGTCGGCCACCAGGCGCGCCAGGGGCACCTCCGGATCGTGCTCGAAGATCACCAGCCAGCCCTCGTCCGCCGCCCGTGGCAACCACTTCCGCTTGTTCTCGATCGTGGTCACGGGATACAGATCGTATCCCATCACCCACGGGTACGGAACGTGTGCCGCCGTCGGCACCAGATCGGTCAGAAACAGGGCCTGCCCGGCGCCGGTTCCGGCGGCCTCTCGGCCGTCGATCCGCACCACGCACATGCTGTCGTTGTGGCCCGGCGCGCGGAGCGCCTCGATGCCCGGCACCGGCTCGCCACGACCGTCGAATAGTTCGACCAATCCGGCCTCGAAGAGCGGCTCCCAGTTGCGCGGATCGTAGCTGGCGCGATCCCGCGGATTGGGATGGCGGGCGTGTTCGATCTCGCCGCGTTCGATCCAGTAGCGGGCCTTCGGGAAGGTCGGCACGTACCGATCTCCGGCGGCCCGGGTGTTCCAGCCGCAGTGATCGAAATGCAGGTGGGACAACACCACGTGGGTGACGTCCTCAGGCTCGTAGCCTGCCCGGCGCAGAGCCGCCGGCAGGCGCTCGGCGTCGTCGGCCATTCCGAAGATGGAGCGGAATTTGGCGTCGTTCTTGTCGCCGATGCCGGTGTCGATCAGCACCAGATCGTCACCCCGGCGGAGCAGCGGGCAGTGGGTGACCATGGTGATGCGGTTGGCCTCGTCCGCCGGCTTCTTGCGCTCCCACAGCACCTTCGGCACGGTGCCGAACATGGCGCCGCCGTCGAGGCGAAACTCGCCATCGTGGAGCAGGGTCAGGTCAAAGGTGCCGAGCTTGCGCTGCAGGAGAGGGGCGGGCGCACTCATCGCGGCGCAGCATACCAAGGAGGAATTGAAGCTCGACCTGTCTGAACCTAGGAACGAAACGGACACGCTTCTATGAGTAGAAACCTGGCGACGGAAGAGCGCCGGGTAGCAGGCAGACGAACAGGAGTGCCAATGGCAGGCAGGAAGACCGCCCCGGTCAAACCACACAAACGCTCGACCCCTTCGAAACCGGCCCAGAAGTCGCCGAAGCCCGGCCCGAAGACTGTTCCGGTGAAGCCGCACAAACGCTCACCACCGAAAGACTAGGTCGCCGGCAGGCCCACCGTGACCCGCAGATCATCCGACCGCAGGTGCCGCCGGGCGGCCTCCTCCACCGCCGGCCGGTCTATCCGGCGAAGGTTTTCTTCGCGCCAGCCGGGTCGGTCGAAGGGCAATCCCCAATGGCGCGCCATGGCTAGGAGATCGGCCCACTGGCGAGCCGTTTCGCGACCGAAGGGCAGACGGCCGAGGAGGTAGGAACGGGCGCTCTCCAGCTCGTCGTCGCGGATGCCATCGTCGATCACCCGGGCCAGCTCTTCCCGCACTCCGCGCTCCGCTTGAGCGACGGTGGCGGTGGAGGTTCCCACATAGGCCACCAAGCGGCCGGGATCGAGGCCAGCTCCGGACGCCATGTGGGCGCTCGTCGTGTAGGCCAGGCCTTCCTGCTCGCGAATTCGATCCGGGATGCGACCGGTCAGACCGGCGCCGGAGCCGAGGATCACCGACAGGAGATCGAGGGCATCGAAGTCCGGGTGATCCCGCGCCACGGTCAGGTGGCCCAACAGCAAGTGGGCCTGGTCGCCGGAACCGGACTCGAAGTACACCTGCCGGCGGCGTTCCGGCAAGCCCACCGGCGCGGCGGAATCTTCCAGAACATCGCCCTCGGCCCCGGACGGGCCGATCACCTCGCTGAGGACGGCGGAGGAAAAGAGCGTTTCCAGCCGGCGGTGCACCTGCCCCTCGTCGATCGCCCCGGTGACGGTGACGATCAGCGGCCCCTCGGCCAGGGCCGCCCGGTGAAAGGACCGGCAGTCGCCGACCGTCAAGGCCGCCAGCTCCTCGACTCCACCCTGCACCGGAAGGCGGCGGCGATTCGGGGTGTAGAGCTGCTCGGCGAATCCCCAGGCGGTGCGCACCTGCGGCTGGTCGCCCAAGCTGTCGAGTTCCGCCGCTGCCTGGCGGGCCAACCACTCGCCGCGGTCGGCCGGGAAGGCGGCCTCGAGCAGCACGTCGGCGGCTTGCTCCAAGGCCCATTCCCAGTCCGCCGCCAGGCCATCGAGGGCGAGCCCGTGGATCTCATAGGAACCGAAGCTCGAGAGGGAAAAGCCGCGCGACTCCACCTGCTCGGCGATCTGCCGAAAATCGCTCCGCGCCGTGCCTTCGGCGAGCAGGCGGCCGGCGATCAGGGCTTGACCGATGGCCGTCTCCCGCCGGGCGCCGCCGGAAATCCACACCCGCACGGCCACCACCGGTGGACCGTCGACCCGGCGAACAGCGATCACCGGCGAGGGCGCGGTGGTCGGCAAGGGCGGTTCGATCACCTCGGTCATGCGGCCTCCGCGGCCCGCGAGCGGCCGACCACACAGCCGCCGGAGGGATCGAGGTAGCGGCCGGCGACCTGCCGCAGGCGAGTCGCGTCGGCCGCCAGCAGAGCGGCCACCTGCCGTTCGAGGAAACCCCGCTCGAAGAGCGCCAGTTCGAAGCCCGCGGCCAGCGCCTGCTGGTGCACCCGCTCGTGCGAAAACACCCAGTCCGACCGCACCATCCGGCGCGCCCGCTCCAGTTCCTCGTCGCTCACTCCGGTGGCGGAAATCACCGCGTCGAGCTGTTCGAAGAGCACCGCCTCCACCTGCTCGATGGACCGACCCGGCACGACCTCGGCGGAGATCTGAAAATGCCCTGGATCGAGGGTTTCCCCAAGATCCACCTGCACCGCCGAACAAAGCTGCCCTTCGTCCACCAGCGCCCGCTGCAGGCGACTGGCGCGGCCGCTGGCGAGCACCGTCGCCAGCAGGCGCAGCGGCGGGTGATCGGGATGGCCGGCGGCGGGCGACCGGAAGGCCACCAGTAAACGCTCCACCTCCCCATGGCGCCGCTCCACCTCGTAGCGTCGCTCGAGGGCGATGGCGGGATCCGTTGCCCGGCGCTTCTTTGCTCCGGCGGCCAGGTGG is a window from the Acidobacteriota bacterium genome containing:
- a CDS encoding MBL fold metallo-hydrolase translates to MSAPAPLLQRKLGTFDLTLLHDGEFRLDGGAMFGTVPKVLWERKKPADEANRITMVTHCPLLRRGDDLVLIDTGIGDKNDAKFRSIFGMADDAERLPAALRRAGYEPEDVTHVVLSHLHFDHCGWNTRAAGDRYVPTFPKARYWIERGEIEHARHPNPRDRASYDPRNWEPLFEAGLVELFDGRGEPVPGIEALRAPGHNDSMCVVRIDGREAAGTGAGQALFLTDLVPTAAHVPYPWVMGYDLYPVTTIENKRKWLPRAADEGWLVIFEHDPEVPLARLVADGKNRYRAEPVVSQG
- a CDS encoding pitrilysin family protein translates to MTEVIEPPLPTTAPSPVIAVRRVDGPPVVAVRVWISGGARRETAIGQALIAGRLLAEGTARSDFRQIAEQVESRGFSLSSFGSYEIHGLALDGLAADWEWALEQAADVLLEAAFPADRGEWLARQAAAELDSLGDQPQVRTAWGFAEQLYTPNRRRLPVQGGVEELAALTVGDCRSFHRAALAEGPLIVTVTGAIDEGQVHRRLETLFSSAVLSEVIGPSGAEGDVLEDSAAPVGLPERRRQVYFESGSGDQAHLLLGHLTVARDHPDFDALDLLSVILGSGAGLTGRIPDRIREQEGLAYTTSAHMASGAGLDPGRLVAYVGTSTATVAQAERGVREELARVIDDGIRDDELESARSYLLGRLPFGRETARQWADLLAMARHWGLPFDRPGWREENLRRIDRPAVEEAARRHLRSDDLRVTVGLPAT